In Arsenicicoccus sp. oral taxon 190, the following are encoded in one genomic region:
- a CDS encoding MFS transporter → MPASPAGPASPAASGSPAAAEGSRPLTRTERLDRLPFTRKHGRLLAGSGVGWALDAMDVGLISFVLTALAKQWHLTPTEVSWIASIGSLGMAVGATLGGLLADRIGRRQVFALTLLVYGLATGASALAGSVAVLMALRFVVGLGLGSELPVASTLISEYSPAHIRGRVVVGLESFWALGWILAALIGYFVIPGSADGWRWAMALGVVPALYALVVRATLPESVRFLESKGRHAEAERAVRSFEEPAGVPAPDHAPDAVIEAPVAPTGPVPGLWSLRYRVRTAALWVVWFCVNFSYYGAFIWLPSLLFAQGFGMVKSFEYTLWITLAQLPGYAVSAWLIEVWGRRATLTTFLIGSACAAGAFGMASSVPAIIAAGCALSFFNLGAWGALYAVTPEIYPTVMRATGSGAAAGFGRIASILAPLAVPPLKAAGGTGLVFTTFAVAFAIAAFAGLALPELKGRDLEEL, encoded by the coding sequence ATGCCTGCCTCGCCTGCTGGACCCGCCTCGCCCGCAGCCTCGGGGTCGCCCGCTGCGGCCGAGGGCTCGCGCCCGCTCACGCGCACCGAGCGCCTCGACCGGCTGCCCTTCACCCGCAAGCACGGCCGGCTGCTCGCAGGCTCGGGCGTCGGCTGGGCCCTCGACGCGATGGACGTCGGCCTCATCTCCTTCGTGCTGACCGCCCTGGCCAAGCAGTGGCACCTGACGCCGACCGAGGTGTCCTGGATCGCGTCGATCGGGTCGCTGGGCATGGCCGTCGGCGCGACCCTCGGCGGGCTGCTCGCCGACCGGATCGGCCGCCGCCAGGTCTTCGCCCTCACCCTGCTCGTCTACGGCCTGGCGACCGGCGCCTCGGCGCTCGCCGGCAGCGTGGCCGTGCTGATGGCGCTGCGTTTCGTCGTCGGGCTGGGCCTCGGGTCCGAGCTGCCCGTCGCGTCCACGCTCATCTCGGAGTACTCCCCGGCCCACATCCGCGGCCGCGTCGTGGTCGGGCTGGAGTCCTTCTGGGCGCTGGGGTGGATCCTAGCGGCGCTGATCGGCTACTTCGTGATCCCGGGCAGCGCCGACGGGTGGCGCTGGGCGATGGCGCTCGGCGTCGTGCCCGCCCTCTACGCCCTGGTCGTCCGGGCGACCCTGCCGGAGTCGGTGCGCTTCCTGGAGTCCAAGGGGCGCCATGCCGAGGCGGAGCGCGCGGTGCGCAGCTTCGAGGAGCCCGCGGGGGTGCCGGCCCCGGACCACGCACCGGACGCCGTGATCGAGGCGCCGGTCGCGCCGACCGGGCCGGTGCCCGGGCTGTGGAGCCTGCGCTACCGGGTGCGCACGGCCGCCCTCTGGGTGGTGTGGTTCTGCGTCAACTTCTCCTACTACGGCGCCTTCATCTGGCTGCCGTCGCTGCTCTTCGCCCAGGGCTTCGGGATGGTGAAGTCCTTCGAGTACACCCTGTGGATCACCCTCGCCCAGCTGCCGGGCTACGCCGTGTCGGCGTGGCTCATCGAGGTGTGGGGGCGGCGCGCCACCCTGACCACCTTCCTGATCGGGTCGGCCTGCGCGGCAGGGGCTTTCGGCATGGCGTCGTCGGTGCCGGCCATCATCGCCGCGGGGTGCGCGCTGTCCTTCTTCAACCTCGGCGCGTGGGGCGCGCTCTACGCCGTCACGCCCGAGATCTACCCGACGGTGATGCGGGCGACCGGGTCCGGCGCGGCGGCCGGGTTCGGGCGGATCGCGTCGATCCTCGCGCCGCTGGCGGTCCCTCCCCTCAAGGCGGCGGGTGGGACGGGCCTGGTCTTCACGACCTTCGCGGTGGCCTTCGCGATCGCGGCGTTCGCCGGCCTCGCGCTCCCGGAGCTCAAGGGCCGCGACCTCGAGGAGCTCTGA
- a CDS encoding YigZ family protein: MVESYLTVADAVEAEVEARRSRFLARLEPVSSEADARAVVEAARTAHWDARHHCSAFVLGPDAMTERSSDDGEPAGTAGSPMLEVLRGRGLTDVVCVVTRWFGGTLLGTGGLIRAYGDAVRAACDAAVVVERRLLLRVSLDVDHADAGRVEAALRSRGVQVAGTDYGARATLRLDVSPDERERLREVVAELTGGAGVLVDGPSHWSYRG; encoded by the coding sequence GTGGTGGAGTCCTACCTGACGGTGGCCGACGCGGTGGAGGCGGAGGTCGAGGCGAGGCGGTCGCGGTTCCTGGCGCGGCTGGAGCCGGTGTCGTCGGAGGCGGACGCGCGGGCCGTGGTCGAGGCGGCGCGGACGGCGCACTGGGACGCGCGGCACCACTGCTCGGCGTTCGTGCTGGGGCCGGACGCGATGACCGAGCGGTCCTCCGACGACGGCGAGCCCGCGGGGACCGCCGGGTCGCCGATGCTCGAGGTGCTGCGCGGCCGCGGGCTGACGGACGTGGTGTGCGTGGTGACGCGGTGGTTCGGCGGGACGCTGCTCGGGACCGGCGGTCTGATCCGGGCGTACGGCGACGCGGTGCGCGCGGCCTGCGACGCCGCCGTGGTGGTGGAGCGGCGGCTCTTGCTGCGGGTCTCGCTCGACGTCGACCACGCCGACGCGGGGCGCGTGGAGGCGGCGCTGCGGTCTCGCGGGGTGCAGGTGGCCGGCACGGACTACGGCGCTCGGGCGACGCTGCGGCTGGACGTGTCGCCGGACGAGCGGGAGCGGCTCCGCGAGGTGGTGGCCGAGCTCACCGGGGGAGCGGGGGTCCTCGTCGACGGCCCCTCCCACTGGTCCTACCGGGGGTAG
- a CDS encoding biotin transporter BioY, giving the protein MSTPATRTPSRPAPAGRALTARDLALVAAFCALIVALVPVKVPVGGAAPIVLQNLGIMLAGAVLGARRGFLAVLLFVVLAVAGLPVLASGVRGLAIFTGPTVGFVVGYPLVALVIGLVVQRFSPRPHVAATIAACLLGGIVVSYALGIPGMAWRSAKLDLAGAAAFSATFLPGDLVKAVVAGVVASAVHTAIPDLLGPARRR; this is encoded by the coding sequence ATGTCCACCCCGGCCACCCGCACCCCCTCGCGCCCCGCCCCCGCCGGCCGCGCCCTGACCGCCCGCGACCTCGCCCTCGTCGCGGCCTTCTGCGCGCTGATCGTCGCGCTGGTCCCCGTCAAGGTCCCGGTCGGTGGCGCCGCCCCGATCGTCTTGCAGAACCTCGGGATCATGCTCGCCGGGGCGGTCCTCGGCGCCCGCCGCGGCTTCCTCGCCGTGCTGCTCTTCGTGGTGCTCGCCGTCGCTGGGCTGCCGGTCCTCGCGAGCGGGGTGCGCGGCCTGGCGATCTTCACCGGCCCCACCGTGGGGTTCGTGGTCGGCTACCCGCTGGTGGCGCTCGTGATCGGCCTGGTGGTGCAGCGGTTCTCGCCGCGACCGCACGTCGCCGCGACGATCGCCGCGTGCCTCCTCGGCGGCATCGTCGTGTCCTACGCGCTCGGCATCCCCGGGATGGCCTGGCGCTCGGCCAAGCTCGACCTCGCGGGCGCGGCGGCGTTCTCGGCGACCTTCCTGCCCGGTGACCTGGTCAAGGCGGTCGTGGCGGGCGTCGTCGCGAGCGCCGTCCACACCGCGATCCCCGACCTGCTCGGCCCGGCGCGCCGCCGCTGA
- a CDS encoding NAD-dependent malic enzyme: MSSRPFEFESGPDGTRVRVRVRGNDVLAIPLINRGTAFTKAERDSLRLNGLMPSGIVPLEGQVARVYEQFRQQPDALSKNVYLSAMRDRNEVLFYRLLAEHLEEMLPIVYTPTIGDAIQRYSHWYSRPRGVFLSIDDPDGIENAFLNYGLEPDDVDLVVATDSEGILGIGDQGVGGVQIAIGKLSVYTAAAGVHPRRAIPVVLDVGTDNLALLNDELYLGVRHARVRGERYDAFIDKFIEVTTRLFPHAMLHWEDFGASNAHRILEKYRHEICTFNDDVQGTAAVVAAAALAGVQALGERMGDQQIVVHGAGTAGVGIANLLRDIMMREGLSPEEANARFWCLGSRGLITEALGDRVRPFQRPYARTDADVAQWRLDRPGRIDLADVVRNVHPTILIGTSGQPGSFSEAIVRDMAAHARNPIIMPLSNPTRLSEAVPEQVVEWTHGKAMIATGSPFAPVTFHQRTYEIAQANNALVFPGLGLGVSVCRASRVSDGMIAAAAEAIAGISKVTRPEMPLLPSIKELRYVSATVALAVVTAAQQEGLATVEVDNPVQAVFQRMWHPVYPDLEAV; this comes from the coding sequence ATGTCGAGTCGCCCCTTCGAGTTCGAGTCCGGCCCCGACGGCACCAGGGTGCGCGTCCGGGTCCGCGGCAACGATGTCCTGGCCATCCCGCTGATCAACCGCGGCACCGCGTTCACCAAGGCCGAGCGGGACTCGCTGCGGCTCAACGGGCTGATGCCGAGCGGGATCGTGCCGCTCGAGGGGCAGGTCGCCCGGGTCTACGAGCAGTTCCGCCAGCAGCCGGACGCGCTGAGCAAGAACGTCTACCTGTCGGCGATGCGCGACCGCAACGAGGTGCTGTTCTACCGGCTGCTCGCCGAGCACCTCGAGGAGATGCTGCCGATCGTCTACACCCCCACCATCGGCGACGCCATCCAGCGCTACTCCCACTGGTACTCCCGCCCCCGCGGGGTCTTCCTGTCGATCGACGACCCCGACGGCATCGAGAACGCCTTCCTCAACTACGGCCTCGAGCCCGACGACGTCGACCTCGTCGTCGCCACGGACTCCGAGGGCATCCTCGGGATCGGCGACCAGGGCGTCGGCGGCGTGCAGATCGCCATCGGCAAGTTGTCGGTCTACACCGCCGCGGCGGGCGTGCACCCCCGGCGCGCCATACCGGTCGTCCTCGACGTGGGCACCGACAACCTCGCGCTGCTCAACGACGAGCTCTACCTCGGGGTGCGGCACGCCCGGGTGCGCGGGGAGCGGTACGACGCCTTCATCGACAAGTTCATCGAGGTGACGACCCGGTTGTTCCCGCACGCGATGCTGCACTGGGAGGACTTCGGGGCGAGCAACGCGCACCGCATCCTGGAGAAGTACCGCCACGAGATCTGCACCTTCAACGACGACGTGCAGGGCACCGCCGCCGTCGTCGCGGCCGCCGCGCTCGCGGGCGTCCAGGCGCTCGGCGAGCGCATGGGCGACCAGCAGATCGTGGTGCACGGGGCGGGCACCGCGGGGGTCGGCATCGCCAACCTGCTGCGCGACATCATGATGCGCGAGGGCCTGTCGCCCGAGGAGGCCAACGCGAGGTTCTGGTGCCTCGGGTCGCGAGGGCTGATCACCGAGGCGCTCGGCGACCGGGTCCGCCCCTTCCAGCGGCCCTACGCCCGCACCGACGCCGACGTCGCCCAGTGGCGGCTGGACCGGCCCGGCCGGATCGACCTGGCCGACGTGGTCCGCAACGTCCACCCGACGATCCTCATCGGCACCTCCGGGCAGCCCGGGTCCTTCAGCGAGGCGATCGTCCGCGACATGGCCGCGCACGCCCGCAACCCGATCATCATGCCGCTGTCCAACCCCACCCGGCTGTCCGAGGCCGTGCCGGAGCAGGTCGTCGAGTGGACCCACGGCAAGGCCATGATCGCCACCGGCTCGCCCTTCGCGCCCGTCACCTTCCACCAGCGGACCTACGAGATCGCGCAGGCCAACAACGCACTCGTCTTCCCCGGTCTCGGGCTCGGGGTGTCGGTGTGCCGCGCCTCGCGGGTGAGCGACGGGATGATCGCGGCCGCCGCCGAGGCCATCGCCGGCATCAGCAAGGTGACCCGCCCCGAGATGCCGCTGCTGCCCTCGATCAAGGAGCTGCGCTACGTCAGCGCCACGGTGGCGCTCGCCGTGGTGACGGCGGCGCAGCAGGAGGGGCTGGCCACGGTCGAGGTGGACAACCCGGTCCAGGCGGTCTTCCAGCGGATGTGGCACCCGGTCTACCCGGACCTCGAGGCGGTCTGA
- a CDS encoding Gfo/Idh/MocA family protein has product MSDFPTALPTSRIPDPAEAPPLRWGVIGPGGIARAFADGLHTHTRSRIVAVGSRSQERAEAYAAEVGGATAYDSYAAVAADPQVDAVYVASPHSEHHEHALLAIAGGKHVLVEKAFTRTAAQAQEVVDAARAAGVTCMEAMWTRFLPQSDVIRQLLADGVLGEVETVLADHGQWFEQDRSSRLFAPELAGGSLLDLGIYPVSFALGLLGLPGRVTAVGTTAFTGVERQVSLILDGFDREPAAHAVLSTTLAAKTPTIASVSGSRARVELDGDFYQPGRVRLVSRDGDVVEGPAPVVTGHQGLCYEAAHFAGLVAQGAPESPLLPLDETVAIMSVLDEVRRQVGVPL; this is encoded by the coding sequence GTGAGCGACTTCCCGACCGCCCTGCCCACCAGCCGGATCCCCGACCCCGCCGAGGCGCCCCCGCTGCGCTGGGGCGTCATCGGCCCCGGCGGCATCGCCCGCGCCTTCGCCGACGGGCTGCACACGCACACCCGCAGCCGCATCGTCGCCGTCGGGTCCAGGTCGCAGGAGCGCGCCGAGGCGTATGCCGCCGAGGTGGGGGGCGCGACGGCATACGACTCGTATGCCGCGGTGGCCGCCGACCCCCAGGTCGACGCCGTCTACGTGGCGTCCCCGCACAGCGAGCACCACGAGCACGCGCTGCTCGCCATCGCCGGGGGCAAGCACGTGCTGGTCGAGAAGGCGTTCACCCGGACCGCGGCGCAGGCGCAGGAGGTCGTGGACGCGGCCCGCGCCGCCGGCGTGACCTGCATGGAAGCCATGTGGACGCGGTTCCTGCCCCAGTCGGACGTGATCCGGCAGCTGCTCGCGGACGGGGTGCTCGGCGAGGTCGAGACGGTGCTGGCCGACCACGGGCAGTGGTTCGAGCAGGACCGGTCGTCGCGGTTGTTCGCCCCCGAGCTGGCGGGCGGGTCGCTGCTGGACCTCGGCATCTACCCGGTCAGCTTCGCCCTGGGCCTGCTGGGGCTGCCGGGTCGGGTCACGGCGGTGGGGACGACCGCGTTCACCGGGGTGGAGCGGCAGGTGTCGCTGATCCTCGACGGGTTCGACCGGGAGCCGGCCGCCCACGCCGTGCTGTCGACCACGCTCGCCGCCAAGACGCCCACCATCGCGTCGGTCTCGGGGTCGCGGGCGCGGGTGGAGCTGGACGGCGACTTCTACCAGCCCGGGCGGGTGCGGCTGGTGTCCCGTGACGGCGACGTGGTGGAGGGGCCGGCGCCGGTCGTGACCGGCCACCAGGGGTTGTGCTACGAGGCCGCCCACTTCGCCGGTCTCGTGGCGCAGGGCGCGCCGGAGTCGCCCCTGCTGCCGCTGGACGAGACGGTCGCGATCATGAGCGTCCTGGACGAGGTGAGGCGCCAGGTCGGCGTCCCCCTCTGA
- a CDS encoding energy-coupling factor ABC transporter ATP-binding protein produces the protein MPTIRIDQVAHSFGERRVLEHVDLTITEPRVGIIGANGCGKSTLARMLNGLVQPTEGRVTVDGLDPAREGAAVRRRVGFTFPDPEAQIVMPTVREDVEFSLRRRRDLTAEGKRRLVDEVLARYALADHADHPAHQLSSGQKQLLALAAILVTRPDVLVCDEPTTLLDLRHAHQVSRLLDTLDQQVVLVTHHLWLLDGWERVVLIDGGRVAADGPADEVVPFYRRLMLEGG, from the coding sequence ATGCCCACCATCCGCATCGACCAGGTCGCGCACTCCTTCGGCGAGCGCCGCGTCCTGGAGCACGTCGACCTCACGATCACCGAGCCGCGCGTGGGCATCATCGGCGCCAACGGCTGCGGCAAGTCGACTCTGGCGCGCATGCTCAACGGCCTCGTCCAGCCCACCGAGGGCCGGGTCACCGTCGACGGGCTCGACCCCGCGCGGGAGGGCGCCGCGGTGCGCCGCAGGGTCGGTTTCACCTTCCCCGACCCGGAGGCGCAGATCGTCATGCCGACGGTCCGGGAGGACGTGGAGTTCTCGCTGCGTCGCCGACGCGACCTGACCGCCGAGGGCAAGCGGCGGCTGGTCGACGAGGTCCTCGCCCGCTACGCCCTGGCCGACCATGCCGACCACCCGGCCCACCAGCTCTCCTCCGGCCAGAAGCAGCTGCTCGCCCTCGCCGCCATCCTCGTCACCCGCCCCGACGTGCTCGTCTGCGACGAACCCACCACCCTGCTCGACCTGCGCCACGCCCACCAGGTCTCCCGGCTCCTCGACACCCTCGACCAGCAGGTCGTGCTCGTCACCCACCACCTGTGGCTGCTCGACGGCTGGGAGCGGGTCGTCCTGATCGACGGGGGCCGCGTCGCGGCCGACGGCCCGGCTGACGAGGTGGTCCCCTTCTACCGCCGGCTCATGCTCGAGGGCGGCTGA
- a CDS encoding AbrB family transcriptional regulator, whose product MITPPARVLAAGVAVGAAVWVCLALLALPSPSLFGGLAAGAVLAFGSPRPPELPRWGMVVAQALVGVTIGETVTLAALRQIAADWPSVLVVTVVTLLLSLLAGAILARLHPISLATGLFSMAAGGASGITSIADELGADARVVSILQYLRVLLVLVTLPLVVGLAFHPQTGQAVAAGGARAGLGASLGFVAVSVVVGLALARLVPVSTFTLIGPLAVAGAIALWGGLGVVRTPGLLVALAMLAIGLQVGVKFTRDSVRAIGRMLPAGLVLIAALLVLCGALGWVLSWVTGVDPLTTYLATTPGGLFAVLATAADSGAEPTYVFAVQLARLLAILALAPVLARWLRTRRG is encoded by the coding sequence GTGATCACCCCACCCGCCCGCGTGCTCGCCGCCGGGGTGGCCGTCGGAGCCGCCGTCTGGGTGTGCCTCGCGCTGCTGGCCCTGCCCTCGCCGTCGCTCTTCGGCGGGCTGGCGGCGGGCGCCGTGCTGGCCTTCGGGTCGCCACGGCCCCCCGAGCTGCCCCGCTGGGGCATGGTCGTGGCGCAGGCCCTCGTCGGGGTGACCATCGGCGAGACGGTGACCCTCGCCGCGCTGCGCCAGATCGCCGCCGACTGGCCGTCCGTGCTCGTCGTCACCGTGGTGACGCTGCTGCTGAGCCTGCTCGCGGGCGCCATACTGGCGCGTCTGCACCCGATCTCGCTGGCCACCGGGCTGTTCTCGATGGCGGCGGGCGGGGCGTCCGGCATCACCTCGATCGCGGACGAGCTGGGCGCGGACGCCCGGGTGGTGTCGATCCTGCAGTACCTCCGGGTGCTGCTCGTGCTGGTCACGTTGCCGCTCGTGGTGGGCCTGGCGTTCCACCCGCAGACGGGGCAGGCGGTCGCTGCCGGGGGCGCGAGGGCGGGGCTCGGTGCCTCGCTGGGGTTCGTGGCGGTGTCGGTGGTCGTGGGGCTCGCGCTGGCGCGGCTGGTGCCGGTGTCGACGTTCACGCTGATCGGGCCGCTCGCTGTCGCCGGCGCGATCGCGCTGTGGGGCGGGCTGGGGGTGGTGCGCACACCGGGTCTGCTCGTGGCGCTGGCGATGCTGGCGATCGGGCTGCAGGTCGGGGTGAAGTTCACCCGGGACAGCGTGCGGGCGATCGGGCGGATGCTGCCCGCCGGTCTGGTGCTGATCGCGGCGCTGCTGGTGCTGTGCGGCGCGCTGGGCTGGGTGCTGTCGTGGGTGACCGGGGTCGACCCGCTCACGACCTATCTCGCGACGACGCCGGGTGGGCTCTTCGCCGTGCTGGCGACGGCCGCCGACAGCGGCGCCGAGCCGACCTATGTCTTCGCCGTGCAGCTGGCGCGGCTGCTCGCGATCCTGGCGCTGGCGCCGGTGCTGGCCCGCTGGCTGCGGACCCGCCGGGGGTAG
- a CDS encoding pyrophosphate--fructose-6-phosphate 1-phosphotransferase: MTIKRVAMLTAGGYAPCLSAAVGDLIERYTEVLPDVELIGYHHGYHGVLAGSYTVFDEETRKNAGILRGFGGSPIGNSRVKLTNAKNLVERGLVQEGDNPLEVAANRLKEDGVDVLHTIGGDDTNTTAADLAAYLHDQGYELTVVGLPKTIDNDIVPIRQSLGAQTAAQQASLFAQNIIAEHGSNPRMLIVHEVMGRNCGWLTAAAARDYMEWHGQQTWLPQAGLTPERWAIHGVYVPEVHIDLDAEAARLKAVMDEIGCVNIFLSEGAGVDDIVQQLEASGQEVARDPFGHVKLDTINPGSYFAKEFGAKIEAEKTMVQKSGYFSRSAKANDADLALIKQMCDVAVEAAQAGTPGVVGHDEERGDELRVIEFPRIAGHKAFDASQDWFQGLLRQIGQA; the protein is encoded by the coding sequence ATGACCATCAAGCGCGTTGCCATGCTGACCGCCGGCGGCTACGCCCCCTGCCTGTCCGCCGCCGTCGGTGACCTGATCGAGCGCTACACGGAGGTGCTGCCCGACGTCGAGCTGATCGGGTACCACCACGGCTACCACGGCGTCCTGGCCGGCAGCTACACGGTCTTCGACGAGGAGACCCGCAAGAACGCGGGCATCCTGCGAGGCTTCGGCGGCAGCCCGATCGGCAACTCCCGCGTCAAGCTCACCAACGCCAAGAACCTCGTCGAGCGCGGCCTGGTCCAGGAGGGCGACAACCCCCTCGAGGTCGCAGCCAACCGCCTCAAGGAGGACGGCGTCGACGTCCTGCACACCATCGGTGGCGACGACACCAACACCACGGCGGCGGACCTCGCGGCCTACCTGCACGACCAGGGTTACGAGCTGACCGTGGTGGGCCTGCCCAAGACGATCGACAACGACATCGTCCCGATCCGTCAGTCGCTCGGCGCGCAGACCGCGGCCCAGCAGGCGTCGCTCTTCGCGCAGAACATCATCGCCGAGCACGGCTCCAACCCGCGGATGCTGATCGTGCACGAGGTCATGGGGCGCAACTGCGGCTGGCTGACCGCTGCGGCGGCGCGCGACTACATGGAGTGGCACGGGCAGCAGACCTGGCTGCCGCAGGCCGGGCTGACGCCCGAGCGCTGGGCCATCCACGGCGTCTACGTCCCCGAGGTCCACATCGACCTGGACGCCGAGGCGGCCCGCCTCAAGGCCGTGATGGACGAGATCGGGTGCGTCAACATCTTCCTGTCCGAGGGCGCCGGCGTCGACGACATCGTCCAGCAGCTCGAGGCGTCCGGCCAGGAGGTCGCCCGCGACCCCTTCGGCCACGTCAAGCTCGACACGATCAACCCGGGCAGCTACTTCGCCAAGGAGTTCGGCGCCAAGATCGAGGCCGAGAAGACCATGGTGCAGAAGTCCGGCTACTTCTCCCGCTCGGCCAAGGCCAACGACGCCGACCTGGCGCTGATCAAGCAGATGTGCGACGTGGCCGTCGAGGCGGCCCAGGCCGGCACCCCCGGCGTCGTCGGGCACGACGAGGAGCGTGGGGACGAGCTGCGCGTCATCGAGTTCCCGCGCATCGCGGGGCACAAGGCGTTCGACGCGTCGCAGGACTGGTTCCAGGGGCTGCTGCGGCAGATCGGCCAGGCCTGA
- a CDS encoding energy-coupling factor transporter transmembrane component T family protein: MLTGAYADGHTLLHRLGVPAKLLALAVFLLPVSLVPRPWMTALSALVVLATYLLLGIPLRLAWGEVRPLRWFLVVMAPFQWWSGGWEAVVVTLGGFVVAVAAAGLVTLTTRVSEMLDGVQRLAQPLRHVGVSPERVALTVSLTLRSIPVVRELLADTLDARRARGLDRSVRAVATPLVIRTVRHAERVGDALAARGVDD, translated from the coding sequence GTGCTCACCGGCGCGTATGCCGACGGCCACACCCTGCTCCACCGGCTCGGCGTCCCGGCCAAGCTGCTGGCGCTCGCGGTGTTCCTGCTCCCCGTGTCCCTGGTCCCGCGCCCCTGGATGACGGCGCTCTCGGCGCTCGTGGTGCTCGCGACCTACCTGCTCCTCGGCATCCCGCTGCGGCTGGCCTGGGGGGAGGTGCGCCCGCTGCGGTGGTTCCTGGTGGTGATGGCGCCGTTCCAGTGGTGGAGCGGCGGGTGGGAGGCGGTGGTGGTGACGCTCGGGGGTTTCGTCGTCGCGGTGGCCGCGGCGGGCCTGGTCACGCTCACCACCCGCGTGTCGGAGATGCTCGACGGGGTGCAGCGACTGGCCCAGCCGCTGCGGCACGTCGGGGTGTCGCCGGAGCGCGTCGCGCTGACCGTCAGCCTGACCCTGCGCAGCATTCCGGTGGTGCGGGAGCTGCTGGCCGACACCCTGGACGCGCGGCGGGCGCGGGGCCTCGACCGCTCGGTCCGGGCGGTGGCCACGCCCCTCGTCATACGCACCGTCCGGCACGCCGAACGCGTGGGTGACGCGCTCGCCGCCCGCGGGGTGGACGACTGA